CAGCTTCTCCTTGATCTTCTTCTCGATCTCGTTGGCGAGGTCGGGGTTGTCCTTCAGGAAGTTGCGCGCGTTCTCCTTGCCCTGACCGAGCTGGTCGCCCTCGTACGTGTACCAGGCGCCGGCCTTGCGCACGAAGCCGTGCTCCACGCCCATGTCGATCAGGCCGCCCTCGCGGCTGATGCCCTGCCCGTAGAGGATGTCGAACTCGGCCTGCTTGAAAGGCGGCGCGACCTTGTTCTTCACGACCTTGACGCGGGTGCGGTTGCCGACCGCGTCGGTGCCGTCCTTCAGCGTCTCGATGCGACGGATGTCGAGCCGCACCGAAGCGTAGAACTTCAGCGCCCGGCCACCCGTGGTGGTCTCCGGGGAGCCGAACATCACGCCGATCTTCTCGCGGAGCTGGTTGATGAAGATCGCGGTGGTCTTCGACTGGTTGAGCGCGCTGGTGATCTTCCGCAGGGCCTGGCTCATCAGACGGGCCTGCAGACCCACGTGCGAGTCGCCCATCTCGCCCTCGATCTCCGCGCGCGGCACCAGGGCGGCGACGGAGTCGATGACGATGAGGTCGAGTGCGCCGGAGCGGACCAGCATGTCCACGATTTCCAGTGCCTGCTCGCCGTTGTCCGGCTGCGACAGGATCAGGTTGTCGATGTCGACGCCGAGCTTCTTGGCGTACTCGGGGTCGAGGGCGTGCTCGGCGTCCACGAAGGCCACCTGGCCGCCGGCCTTCTGCGCGTTGGCCACCGCGTGCAGGGTCAGGGTCGTCTTACCGGAGGACTCCGGGCCGTACACCTCCACCACTCGGCCGCGCGGCAGGCCGCCGACACCGAGGGCGACGTCGAGCGCGGTCGACCCGGTGGGGATGACCTCGATGGGCTCATTCGGCCGCTCGCCCAGGCGCATCACGGCGCCCTTGCCGAATTGCCGTTCAATCTGTGCGAGCGCGGCGTCGAGCGCCTTCTCGCGGTCGGTTCCTGCCATGGGTTCCACCCGGTTTGCTTGAGTCGATCGCTTCACGTCAAAGACGCTAACGCCTGCCACTGACAATGCGCCCCGACGCCCGTCCGGCCTGTGGATAACTCGGGCACATCTCCATGAAAACCCTGCCGAAATCCCCGTCGAGAGCTCCGCCGGAGCCTCCATAAGAATGGATGTTCGATTTTTGTGTCAAGCGCACCCCACGGCTCTCCGAGAGTACGGGCACGGTCCGACAGTCCCCCGGATTCCCATCAGGACGGGGTCCGGCCCCCGGGCTACTCTCCCGGGCGTACGGCGGGTGCCTTCGGCCGTACGACGACGCGGTGGGGCCTGACCGCGAGTCTTGAGCCATGGAAACCACGAGGTCCCGGTCCCTGATGCCCTTGAAGCCCGCACGGTCACCTGCGCACCTCACGCCGACGCCCTTGAAGCGCTCGGTCCGTCCGGCCGAGCGGCTCTGCTACGCGACGGGCGCCCTGCTCGTTCTCTCGGGATGCGTGCATCTGGTGGTTTTCGCCGTCGACGGCGGCCCCTGGGACGGGCCCGTCTCCTGGCGCAAGCCCGTCACCTTCGGGCTCTCCTTCGGGCTGACGCTGATCGCGGTCACCTGGGTCACGTCGTATCTGCGCGTCGGAACGCGGCTGCGCACCACGCTGCTCGTCGTGTTCGCGGCCGACTGCGTCGTGGAGGTCGGCGGGATCACTCTGCAGGCGTGGCGCCGGGTGCCCTCGCATCTCAACATGGAGACCGGCTTCGACACGGCGGTGTCCATGATGCTCGCGGTGGGCGGCGGGGTTCTCGTGGTGCTGCTCACCGTGTTCGCGATCGCCTCGTTCCGGAGCCGCCCCACGGGCCCCCTGGGGATGCCGCTCGCGCTGCGCTCCGGGTTCGCGGTCCTGCTCGTCGCCCTGCTGTTGGGCGCCGCGATGATCGCGCGCGGGGTCGTCCTCACCCGGACCGGCCACCAGGAGGCGGCATACTACTCGACGGCCCCGCTCAAGCCACTGCACGGAGTGAGCCTGCACGCCGTGCTGGTGCTGCCCGCGCTGTCCTGGCTGCTGTCGCGCGCCTCCTGGAGCGACAGGACCAAGCAGCGGGTGATGTACACGGCGGTCGGCTGCTACGCGGCGGCCGTCGCCGGCGCCGGCGTGTGGGCGGTCCTCACCTGGTGAGCATGCACCTGGTGCATGCACCTGATGAATCTCACCCAGTGAGCCTCACCTGCTGAAGAGCCGCCGCACGCGCGCGCGGAGGGTGACCGACTTCCGCGGCCGGTGCCCCTGCACCCGAGGGTCGTCCGTGACGTCGTACCGCTTCACGTACGCCCCCAGGAAGGCCTGCAGGGTGGCGACGGCGGGGATCGCGATCAACGCGCCGACAGCGCCGAGGAGCGCAGCGCCCGCGACGACCGACCCGAAGGCGACCGCGGGGTGGATGTTGACGGCCTTGGCGGTCAGCTTGGGCTGCAGCACATAGTTCTCGAACTGCTGGTAGACCAACACGAAGATGAGCACCCACAGCGCGTACCAGGGGTCGATCGTGAAGGCGATCAGCATCGGCAGGGCACCCGCGAGATAGGTGCCGATGGTGGGGATGAACTGCGAGACCAGACCGACCCAGACGCCGAGCACGGGCGCGTAGGGCACGCCCAGGAACTCCAGCAGGATGTAGTGGGCTACGCCTGAGATCAGCGCCATCAGACCGCGTGAGTACAGATAGCCGCCGGTCTTGTCGACGGCTATCTCCCACGCGCGCAGCACCTCGGCCTGCCGGGCGGGCGGCAGCACCGAGCACAGCGCGCGCCGCAGCCGCGGCCCGTCGGCGGCGAAGTAGAACGAGAACAGCGCGATCGTCAGCAGCTGGAAGAGGCCGCCCAGCACCTGCGCGGAGACGTCCAGGACGCCCGTGGCGCTGTTCTGCACATACTTCCGCAGCCAGTCGGATTTGAGCAGGCTGTCCTGGATATCCACCCGTTTCAGGTCGGTGCGGAAATGTGCGTTGATCCAGTTGATGACCGAGTCGAGGTAGCCGGGGAACCCCTCGACCAACTTGATGATCTGGCCCGCGAGCATCGAACCGAGCAGCGCGAAGAACCCGGCGATCGCGATCGTCGAGCCGAGAAAGACGAGGAAGGTGGCCAGTCCCCTGCGCAGACCGCGCGAGGCCATCCAGCTCACCGCGGGCTCGACGGCGAGCGCCAGGAAGAACGCGATGAGGATGTTGATCAGCAGACCGGTGAGCTGATGGAACGCCCAGCTACCCAGCTGGAAAACGGCAATGAGTGCCAGGGCGAGCACCATCGCGCGCGGCAGCCAGCGGGGCATGCGCCCGCCGGGCACGGCCGCGTCCCCGGTCGGAGGGCCGGTGGGCGGCGTCGTGCCGAGCGGTGATGCCTGCTGGGCGACCTGCGCGGTCTCGTCTGTCGGGGCCACGGTGCAAGTCTCCCCGACGCCACCGACAATTGGCCCCCGCCCCCGGATCTTCTGGTTCCCGCCCCCGGATCTTCGTGACCTGTCAGCGTTTTTCGTACGGAATGTTCATGGTCGTGCACACCGCGCGCCACACGTCCTTGGCCTCCCAGCCAGCGTTCAGCGCCTCGTGGACGGTGCGCCCGCCGAGCTCCGTCATCACGTGATCGCGCGCGAAGGTGTCGGCGTACCCCTCACCGAAGTGATCTGCCATCCGCTGCCAAAAGACCGTCAACCGCATGCCTCCAGTATCCCGCCCCTGAGAGTGGGCCCGAGCCGGGAGCGCTTGCCGAGACCGCTTTCCGTCCTACGGTCTGACGCATGGCCGAAACAGGAGCATCCCCACTCCCCCCGACGCCGGCACACTCCCCGCTGTCCCGCGCCGAGCACTTCATCTGGCTCACCGCGCGCGTGCTGGAGCAGCGCCGCTTCGCCTACCACTTCCTCGGCGGCGGCGCCGACGCCGTGGAGACCGCGCTGGCCGCCTACCGCAACGACGACGAAGGGTACGGTCACGCGCTCGAACCCGATCTGCGCGGCCCGGTCAGCCAGCCGCTGCACACCGGGCACGCGCTGCGCGTGCTGGACTCGATCGGGCGCTGCGGCGGACAGCGCGTGGAGCGCGTGTGCCGCTATCTGACGTCCGTGTCGACGGCGGAGGGCGCGCTGCCGGCGATCCGTCCCAGCCAACGCGGCTATCCGGCGGCTCCCTTCGTACCGATCGTCGACGACCCGCCGAGCGAGCTCCTCGCCACCGGGCCGGTGGTGGGCCTGCTGCACCGCAACGAGGTGTGGCACGCCTGGCTGTTCCGGGCCACCGACTTCTGCTGGCACGCGGTCGAGTCCCTGGCCAAGTCCCACCCCTACGAGATCGAGGCGGCCGTCGCCTTCCTGGACTCCGCGCCCGACCGCCCGCGCGCGGAGGCGGCGGCCGACCGTCTGGGCCGCCTGGTGCGCGAGCACCGGCTCGCTGTGCTGGACCCCGAGCGCCTTGAGAGGTTTCCCGTCGCGTCCGGTTACGCGCCGTGCGAGCACCACTTCCCGCACGACTACGCGAAGACTCCCGACTCTCTCGCGCGCGCGTGGTTCACCGACGAGGAGATGACGCGCTCGCTCGACCACCTGGCGGACGAGCAGGAGGAGGACGGCGGCTGGCCGGTCCTGTGGCGTCAGTGGGCGCCGGGCACCGCCCTGGAGTGCCGCCCCATGGTGACGATCGAGGCGCTGCGCACGCTACGGGCGTACGGACGGTCCATCGGCTGACGTCAGGGGGCGCGCGTACGGGCCGACGAACGGCGTGACTCGCCGGAAGCTCCATGCAGTCGGCGAGCCCTCGAAGGACCGGACGTCAGCCGGTCATCGCCCGCACCCCTGCCGTCACCACCACCGCCGCGGCGACCACGAGCAGGAAGGGGGCCCGCAGGATCAGTGCGACGGCAGCCGCCGCGAGTCCCGCGGCCTTCGCGTCCAGGACCAGGACACGCCCGTCGGCGAAGGTCTGCTGTGCCGTGAGGGCGGCGAGGAGGGCGACGGGCACCAGGGCGGCGAGGCGCTGCACGAACGGCCGCTCCAGTACGCCTGCGGGAACCAGCAGCCCGATGAGTTTGACGGCGTAGCAGCCGACGGCGGTCACGCCGATGGCGATCCAGATGTTCAACGGTCTTCCCTTGGTGCGTCGTTGGCGGTCTTCACACTGCGCCGCCCCGCTACGTAGAGGGCGGCTGGAGCGGCCAGCGCGGCCACGAGTACGGGAACTCCGGCGGGCAGCACGGGCAGCAGACCGAGCCCCAGGAGGACGGCGACACCCGCGACCGCGCGCTCCGTTGTGGTCTTCAGCATCGGCGCGAGCAGGGCCAGGAAGACGGCGGGCCCGGCGGCGTCCAGGCCCCATGCGTCGGTGTCGCCGATGGCTTCGGCTCCGAGGGCGCCGAGCAGGGTGGTGAGGTTCCACAGCACGTACAGGGAGAGCCCGGTGACGGTGAAGCCGATGCGGACGCTGCGGCGGGTGGGCTGGGCGAGCGCGACCGCCGTGGTCTCGTCGATGACCCACTGCGCGGCGAACGGACGCACCGCGCGCGGGAGGGCGAGCAGTTGCGACAGGCGCAGCCCGTAGAAGGCGTTGCGGACCCCGAGGAAGAAGGCGCCCGCGGCCGCCGTGAGGGGGTTGCCCCCGGCCGCGAGCGCGCCCACGAGCGCGAACTGCGAGGCGCCGGTGAACACCAGGAGGCTGAGCGCGCAGGTCTGCAGCAGCGTGAGCCCGCTGCCGGCCGAGGTCACCCCGAAGGCGAACCCGGACAGTCCGACGGCGACGCCGACACCTAGGGCGTCCCGGACGACGGCGGCGTCGGGTTTTCCGCCTTCTTCACTGCGTATGTCTGCGAGAGCTGTCTGTTCTGCCACGCCCTGGACCGTAGGCGCAGCCGCTGGTCACCGTCTTGTACGTTCTTGCGCTCGCGTACGTTCCTGCGCTCGCGCTGGTAGGCGCCCGGGGGCACGCCCACGATCCGGGTGAAGTGCCGATGGAGGTGCGGCTGGTCGGTGAAGCCGACGGCGACGGCCACCTCGGCAGGCGCGGAACCTGCGTCCAGGAGGTGGCGTGCCCGGCGTACGCGAGCGTCGGTCAGCCAGGTGTGCGGCGGCATGCCGTAGGCGTCCCGGAACGCGCGCAGCAGCGCGAACGGGCTGGTGCCGAGATCGGCGGCGAGCCTCTCCAGGGTCGGCGGCTCGGCCATCCGCTCCTCCAGCACGGCACGCGCGCGTGCGGCGATGCGGGCGCCCGCGGTGTGCACGGCCCGCTGCGGGAGCGGGCCTCCGTTCAGGCGCAGCAGCCGGGTCACGGCCACCCGCAGCAGGGTGTCGGCGGCGAGCGCGTTGCCCTCCTCCGTGGCCCGCAGCACCTGGTGGACCAGGCCCGCCGCATACGGGTCGTCGAGCACCGGACTAGTGAATCCGGGGGTGCCGCGGATGGTGGTGGTCTCGGCGGCGATCCCGGCCACCAGTTCCGGCGACGGGTACACCGCCCCGTACCGCCAGCCCTCGGGGACGCCCGCGCGGCCCGTGTGCGGAGTGTCCGGGTTGACGAGTGCCAGGGCACCCGGGCCCACGTACTGGTCGGCACCGCCGTGGTGGAAGACCTCGACACCGTCGGCGATGGCGGCGATGACGAAGTTTTCGTGGGTGTGCCGCACGAAGATCTTTTCGACGTAGCTGGCCCGCAGCAGGTCGACGCCGGGCAGTTCCGCGTACTGCCAGTGCCGTGCCCGTTCCGCCCAAGCCGCCATGCCCCCATTTTGCGTCAGCGGCCGAAGGCACCTCGCGGCCGGCGTCCGGCAGCCCGCGGGATCGGCCCGCACTGCCGCACCTCATTCCCTCGCGGCACGACCGCCGCCCCATCCCTCGCGCCCCCGCCGCACGACCGCCACTCGCTCACCGCCACGGCATTTGCGCAGGTCAGGTCCATTGTCAGTGGGCGGGTGCAGGATGGACGCATGGTCAGTTCCACGCACCGAGCCCTCGACGGCTTCTCCCTCGCGACCCGCGGCTGGTTCACGGGGGCCTTCTCCGCGCCCACCGCGGCCCAGGCCGGGGCGTGGTCGGCCATCGGTGCGGGGTCGGACGTCCTCGTGGTCGCCCCGACGGGCTCGGGCAAGACTCTGGCCGCGTTCCTCGCCGCGCTCGACCAGCTGGCCTCGACCCCGCCGCCGGCCGACCCCAAGAAGCGCTGCCGGGTGCTGTACGTCTCACCGTTGAAGGCCCTCGCGGTGGACGTGGAGCGGAATCTGCGCAGCCCGCTGACCGGCATCCGGCAGGAGGCCGTGCGGCGCGGGCTGCCCGAGCCCGAGGTCAAGGTGGGCATCCGCTCGGGCGACACCCCTGCCGCCGAGCGCCGAGCACTGGCCACGCGCCCGCCGGACATCCTGATCACGACCCCCGAGTCACTGTTCCTGATGCTGACGTCGGCCACGCGCGACGCGTTGACAGGCATCGAGACGGTGATCCTGGACGAGGTGCACGCAGTGGCGGGCACGAAGCGCGGCGCCCATCTCGCGCTCACCCTGGAGCGCCTCGACGAGTTGCTGCCGAAGCCTGCGCGCCGCATCGGCCTGTCCGCCACCGTGCGCCCGGTGGACGAGGTCGCCCGCTATCTCTCGCCGCGCCGCAAGGTGGAGATCGTCCAGCCGAAGTCCGGCAAGGAGTTCGACCTCTCCGTGGTCGTCCCGGTGGAGGACTTGGGCGAATTGGGCGGCTCCCCGGTCGCCGATGCCAATGAGGGCGCCGAGAAGCCCTCCATCTGGCCACATGTCGAGGAGCGGATCACCGACCTCGTCCAGTCCCACCGTTCCACGATCGTGTTCGCCAACTCCCGCCGCCTGGCCGAGCGCCTGTGCAACCGGCTCAACGAGATCGCGTACGAGAGGGCGACCGGCGAGCCTCTTGAGGTGGCCCATGCGCCGGCCCAGCTGATGGGCGGCTCGGGCGCGGCCCAGGGTGCTCCGCCCGTCATCGCCCGCGCCCACCACGGCTCCGTCTCCAAGGAGCAGCGGGCGCTCGTCGAGGAGGACCTGAAGGCGGGTCGCCTGCCCGCGGTGGTCGCCACCTCCAGCCTCGAACTGGGCATCGACATGGGCGCGGTGGACCTCGTCATCCAGGTGGAGTCGCCGCCCTCCGTGGCCTCCGGGCTCCAGCGCGTGGGGCGCGCGGGCCACCAGGTGGGCGCGGTCTCCACCGGCGTGGTGTTCCCGAAGTACCGGGGTGACCTGGTGCAGGCGGCCGTGGTCACCGAGCGGATGCGCACCGGCTCCATCGAGTCCCTCCGGGTCCCCGCCAATCCCCTGGACGTGCTGGCCCAGCAGCTCGTCGCCATGACCGCGCTCGACACCTGGCAAGTTGACGACCTGCTCGCCACGGTCCGGCGGGCGGCGCCGTTCGCCTCGCTCCCGGAGTCGGCGTTCACCGCCGTGCTCGACATGCTCGCGGGCCGCTATCCGTCCGACGCCTTCGCGGAGCTCAGGCCCCGCGTGGTGTGGGACCGCGTCGCCGGTACGGTCACCGGCCGCCCCGGTGCGCAGCGTCTCGCCGTGACCTCCGGGGGCACGATCCCCGACCGAGGACTCTTCGGGGTCTTCCTCGCCGGAGCCGATCCCAAGAAGGGCGGCGGCCGGGTCGGCGAACTCGATGAGGAAATGGTCTACGAGTCGCGCGTCGGCGATGTCTTCACGCTCGGCACAAGCTCCTGGCGCATCGAGGACATCACCCGCGACCGCGTCCTGGTCTCCCCCGCGCCCGGCGTCCCCGGCAGGCTCCCCTTCTGGAAGGGAGACCAGCTGGGACGTCCGCTCGAACTGGGCCGTGCGGTCGGCGCGTTCCTCCGCGAGGTCGGCTCGCTCCCGAAGGACGACGCCCGGCTCCGTCTGCTCGCCGCGGGACTCGACGCCTGGGCGGCGGACAATGTGCTCTCGTATCTCGCCGAACAGCGCGAGGCATGCGGGCACATCCCGGACGACCGGACCATCGTCGTCGAGCGGTTCCGCGACGAGCTGGGCGACTGGCGGGTTGTCGTGCACTCCCCCTTCGGCGCCCAGGTCCACGCCCCCTGGGCCCTCGCGCTGGGCGCCAAGCTCTCCGAGCGGTACGGCATGGACGCCCAGGTCATGCACGCCGACGACGGCATCGTGCTGCGCCTGCCCGACGCGGACCTGATGGGCCTGGACCTGCTCGACCAGACGCCCATGAAGGCGGGCACGGAGTACGACGCGGATCAGGCGCCCGTCGGCGCGGCGGACGTCGCCTTCGACAAGGGCGAGGTCGACCAGATCGTCACCGACCAGGTGGGCAGCTCGGCTCTGTTCGCGTCGCGCTTCCGCGAGTGCGCCGCCCGCGCACTGCTGCTGCCGCGCCGCAACCCCGGCAAGCGCACCCCGCTGTGGCAGCAGCGGCAGCGCGCGGCCCAACTGCTTCAGGTGGCCAGCGAGTTCGGTTCGTTCCCGATCGTTCTCGAGGCGGTCCGTGAATGCCTCCAGGACGTTTTCGACGTCCCGGGCCTCACGGAGCTGATGGGCGACATCGAGTCCCGCAAGGTGCGCCTCGTCGAGGTCACCACACCGGAGCCGTCACCGTTCGCCCGCTCCTTGCTCTTCGGGTACGTCGCCCAGTTCCTGTACGAGGGTGACTCGCCGCTCGCCGAACGGCGTGCGGCGGCTCTTTCTCTGGACTCGCGACTCCTTGCCGAGCTCCTCGGCCAGGCCGAGCTGCGCGAGCTCCTCGACGCCGACGTCCTGACCGAGCTGGAGCGGGAGCTCCAGTGGCTCACGGAGGACCGGCGCGTCAAGGACACCGAAGGTGTCGCCGACCTGTTGCGGCTGCTGGGCCCGCTCAGCGACGCCGAGCTGGCCGAGCGGGGTGCCGAACCGCAATGGGCCCAGGAGTTGGCCGCCGCCCGCCGCGCCATCCGGGTCCGGATCGCCGGGGCCGACCACTGGGCGGCGATCGAGGACGCCGGCCGGCTGCGGGACGCACTCGGTACGGCGCTGCCCGTCGGCGTCCCGGAGGCCTTCACCGAGCCGGTCAAGGACCCGCTCGGCGACCTCCTCGCGCGGTACGCGCGCACCCATGGCCCGTTCACCTCGACGACGGCCGCCGCCCGCTTCGGTCTCGGTACGGCCGTCACGGACGGAGCGCTGCAGCGACTGGCCGCGAGCGGCCGTGTCGTACAAGGGGAGTTCCATCCGGCGGGCATCGGCCAGGAGTGGTGTGATGCGGCGGTGCTGCGCAGGTTGCGGCGCCGTTCGCTCGCGGCCCTGCGCCACGAACTGGAGCCAGTGCCGCCCGCCGCGCTCGCGCAGTTCCTGCCGCAGTGGCAACACGTGGGCAGCGGGCACGGACTGCGCGGAATCGATGGACTGGTGCGCGCCATCGAGCAGTTGCAGGGTGCGTCTGTCCCCGCGTCCGCGCTGGAGAAGCTCGTCCTGCCGTCCCGGGTCGCCGGTTACACCCCGGCGATGCTCGATGAACTCACGGCCGCTGGGGAGGTCGTCTGGGCCGGGGCGGGATCACTGCCCGGCAAGGACGGCTGGGTCTCGCTGTATCTGGCGGACGCGGCTCCCCTGCTCCTGCCGGCCCCGCACCCCCTGGAGCTGACCGCGCTCCACCAGTCGGTCCTGGACGCCCTGTCCGGTGGCTACGGCCTCTTCTTCCGCCAGATCGCCGACCAGGTGCGCGCCACCACGCATCCCGACGCCACCGATCCCCAACTGGCGGACGCCGTCTGGGACCTGGCCTGGTCCGGACGCCTCACGAACGACACGCTCGCGCCGATGCGCGCCCTCCTGGGCTCGGGCCGCACCGCCGGGTCCACCGCCCACCGCGCCAAGCGCTCGCTCCCGCGCGGGCGCTACGGCTCCCTGACCGGCGCCGCCCGCCCCCAGTCCCGTACCGGCCCGCCGACCGTGGCCGGACGCTGGTCGCTGCTCCCCGAGCGCGAGCCCGACCCCACGGTGCGCGGCCATGCCCTGGCCCGCACGCTGCTCGACCGGCACGGGGTGGTGACCCGGGGCGCCGTCGCCGCGGAGGGCGTCGAGGGCGGCTTCTCCGCGGTGTACCGCATCCTGTCCGCCTTCGAGGACAGCGGCCAGGCACGCCGCGGCTATGTGGTCGAAGGTCTCGGCGCCGCCCAGTTCGCGATGGACGGAGCGGTGGACCGCCTGCGCGCGGCGGCGAACGCTCGGGACCGGGGCGAAACCCTGTCCGAGCCGCCCCTCCCGAACGGTTTCCCGGGCGCTCACGGATTCCCCGGCGGCCGAAGCGGCGCGAACGCCCCGGGGTTCCCCGGCGACCGTGCCTCCGCGCACACCCCAGGTTTCCCCGGGGACCCAGATCCGGAGGACACCCTCGGCTACCCAGCCGACCTCGACACGGCGAACGCCTCTGGCTTCCCCGACGGCTCCGGGTTCCCTGACAGCTCCGGGTTCCTGGACGACCCAGGCTTCGCCGACGACCACAGCTTCTCGGCAGACTCGACCTTTGCGGCCCGCTCGCCCCACACCAACGGTTCCACGTACTCCAACAGCTCCGCCTACGCCAACAGCCCGGCCTTCTCGAACAACCGTGCCCGCACCCGCGCGACGTCGTCGGCCGTGGTCCTGGCCGCCGCCGACCCCGCCAACGCCTTCGGCGCGGCCCTCCCCTGGCCCGAGCCCCCGACCGGCGCCGGGCACAAGCCGGGCCGAAAGGCGGGCTCCCTGGTCGTGCTCGTCGACGGCGAGCTGACCCTGTACATGGAGCGCGGCGGCAAGACCCTGCTGGCCTGGCCCGCCGACCCGCACGGCGCGGTCTTGGAGGACATACGCCTGCGCGCCGCCGCCGAAGCCCTCGCCGCGGCGGCCCGCGCGGGCTCCCTCGGCACGGTCACGGTAGAGCGCGTCAACGGCGCGTCCGCGCTCACTTCCCCCGTCGGCACCCTCCTGGAAGGAGCAGGCTTCATCGCAACCCCCCGCGGACTGCGCCTCCGCGCCTGAGCCCCCTGGCAGATGCCCGCACAGGCGCCGCACACGGACACCCGAACGGAGACCCAACGCCGCACACGGCCACCCACGCCGGCACCGCACAGGCGCCCGGCAACCAACCCCCGCATCAGCACCCCGGATCATCGCCCCCGGCAAACCCTCGACCCATGCAACCCTGGACCCATGCCCGAAGGAGACACCGTCTGGCAGACCGCGAGGCGCCTGCACATCGCCCTCGCGGGAAAGGTGCTGACCCGTTCCGACCTACGGGTGCCCAAGTACGCCACCGCCGACCTCACCGGTCGCACCGTGCTGGACGTCACCCCGCGCGGCAAGCACCTCCTCACCCGGATCGAGGGCGGGCTGACCCTGCACTCGCATCTGCGGATGGACGGTTCGTGGAAGGTGTACGCGAGCGGCCAGCGCTGGAGCGGCGGTCCCACGCACCAGATCAGGGCCATCCTCGGCACCGCGGACCGCACGGCGGTCGGTTACCGCCTCCCGGTACTCGAGCTGCTGCGCACCACCGACGAGGACCGCGCGGTCGGCCACCTCGGCCCCGACCTCCTCGGCCCGGACTGGGACCCGGACAAGGCCCTCGAAAACCTCCTGCGCGACTCGGCCCGCCCCCTCGGCGAAGCCCTGCTCGACCAACGCAATCTCGCCGGCATCGGCAACGTCTACAAGAGCGAACTGTGCTTTCTCCTCGGCGCCACCCCCTGGCTCCCCATCGGCGACCTGCCCGCCGACCGGGCTGCCCAACTGCCGGCCCTCGCCAAGAAGCTCCTCGAAGCCAACCGAGACCGTCCGGCCCGCAGCACCACGGGCCGCCGCGACCAGAACCTCTTCGCGTACGGCCGCACACCCCGCCCCTGTCTACGCTGCCGCACCCCGATCCGAGCGGCGGACCAGGGCGACGGTTCGCGCGAGCGCCCCACTTACTGGTGCCCGACCTGCCAGAAGGGCCCGACGCCGCCGCCGCGCCCCACCCCGCCACCGGGCGCCGTCCGATCCCGTACAAGCCCGCGACGTACGACTAATTGACGACCCGTCAGAATCCCTCGTACCGTCCGTTCATGCCCCTCAAGGCGTACGACCTCTCCGGACGCACGGCGTTCGTCACCGGCGCCGCCAGCGGCATCGGCCGCGCCTCCGCCGTCCTGCTCGCGGAGGCGGGCGCGACCGTCCACTGCGCGGACCGCGACGCGCAGGGCCTGCACGAGACGGCGACCCTCATCAAGGACCGGGGCGGCACCGCGCACACCCACCCGCTCGACGTCACCGACCGCACCCAGCTCCAGCAGGCGGTGGCATCCTGCGAACGCCTCGACGTCATGGCGGCGGTCGCCGGGATCATGCACAGCAGCCCCGTCCTGGAGACCCGTGACGAGGACCTCGACCGAGTACTGAGCGTCAACTTCAAGGGAGTTCTGTACGCCTGCCAGGAGGCCGCCCGTCGCATGATCGCGCAGAGCATCCGAGGCAGCGTCATCACGATGGCGTCGGGCGCCATAGACACCGGCGGTCCGGGCCTGTTCTGCTACGGAGCGGCCAAGGCGGCCGTCGTACAGCTGACGAAGACCTTGGCAGCCGAGGTCGGCCAGTACGGCATCCGCGTCAACGCGGTCGCGCCCGGCTGGACCCGGACGCCGATGACCGACCGTCAAGGGGAGGCGCAGGC
This genomic interval from Streptomyces dengpaensis contains the following:
- a CDS encoding SDR family NAD(P)-dependent oxidoreductase, whose protein sequence is MPLKAYDLSGRTAFVTGAASGIGRASAVLLAEAGATVHCADRDAQGLHETATLIKDRGGTAHTHPLDVTDRTQLQQAVASCERLDVMAAVAGIMHSSPVLETRDEDLDRVLSVNFKGVLYACQEAARRMIAQSIRGSVITMASGAIDTGGPGLFCYGAAKAAVVQLTKTLAAEVGQYGIRVNAVAPGWTRTPMTDRQGEAQAHTEAFMARLSPLGRVGEPEDIAHAVLHLASDASTFTTGQILRPNGGVAMPW
- a CDS encoding ATP-dependent helicase; amino-acid sequence: MVSSTHRALDGFSLATRGWFTGAFSAPTAAQAGAWSAIGAGSDVLVVAPTGSGKTLAAFLAALDQLASTPPPADPKKRCRVLYVSPLKALAVDVERNLRSPLTGIRQEAVRRGLPEPEVKVGIRSGDTPAAERRALATRPPDILITTPESLFLMLTSATRDALTGIETVILDEVHAVAGTKRGAHLALTLERLDELLPKPARRIGLSATVRPVDEVARYLSPRRKVEIVQPKSGKEFDLSVVVPVEDLGELGGSPVADANEGAEKPSIWPHVEERITDLVQSHRSTIVFANSRRLAERLCNRLNEIAYERATGEPLEVAHAPAQLMGGSGAAQGAPPVIARAHHGSVSKEQRALVEEDLKAGRLPAVVATSSLELGIDMGAVDLVIQVESPPSVASGLQRVGRAGHQVGAVSTGVVFPKYRGDLVQAAVVTERMRTGSIESLRVPANPLDVLAQQLVAMTALDTWQVDDLLATVRRAAPFASLPESAFTAVLDMLAGRYPSDAFAELRPRVVWDRVAGTVTGRPGAQRLAVTSGGTIPDRGLFGVFLAGADPKKGGGRVGELDEEMVYESRVGDVFTLGTSSWRIEDITRDRVLVSPAPGVPGRLPFWKGDQLGRPLELGRAVGAFLREVGSLPKDDARLRLLAAGLDAWAADNVLSYLAEQREACGHIPDDRTIVVERFRDELGDWRVVVHSPFGAQVHAPWALALGAKLSERYGMDAQVMHADDGIVLRLPDADLMGLDLLDQTPMKAGTEYDADQAPVGAADVAFDKGEVDQIVTDQVGSSALFASRFRECAARALLLPRRNPGKRTPLWQQRQRAAQLLQVASEFGSFPIVLEAVRECLQDVFDVPGLTELMGDIESRKVRLVEVTTPEPSPFARSLLFGYVAQFLYEGDSPLAERRAAALSLDSRLLAELLGQAELRELLDADVLTELERELQWLTEDRRVKDTEGVADLLRLLGPLSDAELAERGAEPQWAQELAAARRAIRVRIAGADHWAAIEDAGRLRDALGTALPVGVPEAFTEPVKDPLGDLLARYARTHGPFTSTTAAARFGLGTAVTDGALQRLAASGRVVQGEFHPAGIGQEWCDAAVLRRLRRRSLAALRHELEPVPPAALAQFLPQWQHVGSGHGLRGIDGLVRAIEQLQGASVPASALEKLVLPSRVAGYTPAMLDELTAAGEVVWAGAGSLPGKDGWVSLYLADAAPLLLPAPHPLELTALHQSVLDALSGGYGLFFRQIADQVRATTHPDATDPQLADAVWDLAWSGRLTNDTLAPMRALLGSGRTAGSTAHRAKRSLPRGRYGSLTGAARPQSRTGPPTVAGRWSLLPEREPDPTVRGHALARTLLDRHGVVTRGAVAAEGVEGGFSAVYRILSAFEDSGQARRGYVVEGLGAAQFAMDGAVDRLRAAANARDRGETLSEPPLPNGFPGAHGFPGGRSGANAPGFPGDRASAHTPGFPGDPDPEDTLGYPADLDTANASGFPDGSGFPDSSGFLDDPGFADDHSFSADSTFAARSPHTNGSTYSNSSAYANSPAFSNNRARTRATSSAVVLAAADPANAFGAALPWPEPPTGAGHKPGRKAGSLVVLVDGELTLYMERGGKTLLAWPADPHGAVLEDIRLRAAAEALAAAARAGSLGTVTVERVNGASALTSPVGTLLEGAGFIATPRGLRLRA
- a CDS encoding Fpg/Nei family DNA glycosylase; the encoded protein is MPEGDTVWQTARRLHIALAGKVLTRSDLRVPKYATADLTGRTVLDVTPRGKHLLTRIEGGLTLHSHLRMDGSWKVYASGQRWSGGPTHQIRAILGTADRTAVGYRLPVLELLRTTDEDRAVGHLGPDLLGPDWDPDKALENLLRDSARPLGEALLDQRNLAGIGNVYKSELCFLLGATPWLPIGDLPADRAAQLPALAKKLLEANRDRPARSTTGRRDQNLFAYGRTPRPCLRCRTPIRAADQGDGSRERPTYWCPTCQKGPTPPPRPTPPPGAVRSRTSPRRTTN